The following proteins are encoded in a genomic region of Deltaproteobacteria bacterium:
- the trmD gene encoding tRNA (guanosine(37)-N1)-methyltransferase TrmD, with protein sequence MVKFTVITIFPHMLDSALGHSILKIAHEKKLIEVDQVDLRSYTHDRHHVTDDYPYGGGQGMVMKPEPLVAAIEDIRAKNPGARVILLAPQGRVFTQAEAARLALEKNLVLICGRYEGIDERVKAFVDEELSIGDYTLSGGEPAANIVIDAVARLIPGVLGNEASPLDESFSHGLLEYPQYTRPEEFRGMKVPEVLLSGNHEKVKQWRQQKSLELTRVRRPDMLANPAPTSESQTASEAPKADVYLALLHYPVYDKNHQVVTTAVTNMDIHDISRSGRTYGVRGFYVVTPTKALQKLALKIIEHWETGYGSQYNVTRKQALELTRIANTLDDVIIDIERESGEKPEIIVTSARPMAQRTSFTALRDMLKKKARPYLIIFGTGWGLTETVFSQADYVLEAIEGYTDYNHLAVRSAAAIILDRLMGRHA encoded by the coding sequence ATGGTCAAATTCACCGTCATCACCATTTTCCCGCATATGCTCGACTCCGCCCTGGGCCACAGCATTCTTAAAATCGCGCACGAGAAGAAATTGATCGAGGTCGATCAAGTCGACCTGCGTAGTTACACCCACGACCGCCACCACGTCACTGACGATTATCCCTACGGCGGCGGCCAGGGCATGGTGATGAAACCCGAGCCGCTGGTGGCGGCCATCGAAGATATTCGCGCAAAGAATCCCGGCGCCCGCGTCATCTTGCTGGCGCCCCAAGGACGGGTCTTCACTCAAGCCGAAGCGGCGCGTCTCGCCCTAGAAAAAAATCTTGTGCTGATCTGCGGCCGCTACGAAGGCATCGACGAGCGCGTCAAAGCTTTCGTCGATGAAGAACTCTCCATCGGCGACTACACGCTCAGCGGCGGCGAACCGGCGGCCAATATCGTCATCGACGCCGTAGCCCGTTTGATTCCCGGTGTACTCGGCAATGAAGCATCGCCGTTGGACGAATCTTTCAGCCATGGCCTGCTCGAATATCCCCAATACACCCGGCCGGAAGAATTCCGCGGCATGAAAGTTCCTGAGGTGCTGCTCTCCGGCAATCATGAGAAGGTTAAGCAATGGCGCCAACAGAAAAGCCTCGAACTAACGCGCGTCCGCCGGCCTGACATGCTGGCCAACCCTGCGCCGACAAGCGAATCTCAGACTGCCAGCGAAGCGCCGAAGGCCGATGTCTACTTGGCCCTGCTGCACTATCCGGTCTACGACAAAAATCATCAGGTGGTCACCACCGCGGTCACCAACATGGATATCCACGACATTTCCCGTTCCGGCCGCACTTACGGCGTACGCGGCTTTTATGTCGTGACGCCGACCAAGGCGCTGCAGAAGCTCGCCCTCAAAATTATCGAGCACTGGGAGACCGGCTACGGCAGCCAGTACAACGTCACCCGCAAGCAGGCCCTGGAACTCACCCGCATCGCCAACACCCTGGACGACGTGATCATCGATATCGAACGGGAAAGCGGCGAAAAGCCCGAGATCATCGTCACCTCAGCCCGGCCGATGGCGCAGCGGACCTCTTTCACCGCGCTGCGAGACATGTTAAAAAAGAAAGCTCGTCCCTATCTCATCATCTTCGGTACCGGATGGGGCCTGACAGAAACCGTATTTTCACAAGCAGACTACGTTCTGGAAGCGATCGAGGGCTACACCGACTACAACCACCTTGCGGTGCGTTCGGCGGCAGCCATCATTTTAGATCGCCTCATGGGACGACATGCATAG
- a CDS encoding 50S ribosomal protein L19 has product MNLIDQLEAQQAKPEVKALRAGETVRVHVKVVEGEKERTQVFEGTVIALSGTGNRANFTVRKISYGVGVERIFPVHSPRIEKVEIMSRGKVRRAKLYYLRELSGKAARLIVIDK; this is encoded by the coding sequence ATGAATCTCATCGACCAGCTGGAAGCCCAGCAAGCCAAACCGGAAGTCAAAGCCTTGCGCGCCGGAGAAACCGTGCGCGTCCACGTCAAAGTCGTCGAAGGCGAGAAAGAACGCACCCAGGTTTTCGAAGGCACCGTGATCGCCCTGTCGGGCACCGGCAATCGCGCCAACTTCACTGTACGAAAAATTTCCTACGGCGTCGGCGTCGAAAGAATCTTTCCGGTTCATTCACCGCGCATCGAAAAAGTCGAAATCATGTCGCGCGGCAAAGTGCGGCGCGCCAAACTCTACTACCTGCGCGAACTCTCCGGTAAAGCCGCGCGCCTGATCGTCATCGATAAGTAG
- a CDS encoding polymer-forming cytoskeletal protein translates to MAEVNEKDNPSFIQSVAPRTVLFVNSSISGKLSYNLPVKIDGHFTGEIKSTEMLVIGANAQVDAHISARQVQLEGKLVGSVQTMGVFEVLPGGSFKGDARVAELRVHPGAVFDGEGKILGTD, encoded by the coding sequence ATGGCGGAAGTAAACGAGAAAGATAATCCATCCTTTATTCAAAGTGTGGCGCCGCGCACGGTGTTGTTCGTAAACTCTTCTATTTCCGGCAAGCTGAGCTACAACCTGCCGGTTAAGATCGACGGCCATTTCACCGGTGAGATCAAATCGACCGAGATGCTAGTGATCGGTGCCAACGCCCAAGTGGACGCGCATATATCGGCGCGCCAAGTGCAGCTGGAAGGAAAACTGGTCGGTTCGGTGCAGACCATGGGTGTTTTCGAAGTGTTGCCCGGCGGCTCTTTCAAGGGCGACGCCAGGGTCGCTGAGCTGCGGGTTCATCCAGGCGCGGTTTTCGACGGCGAAGGTAAGATTCTCGGGACGGATTAG
- a CDS encoding replication-associated recombination protein A: protein MDLFSAVEAEAAKATQPLAERMRPATLDEFIGQEHLLGPGKLLRGVAGAGKLRSLILWGPPGSGKTTLAQILANSANATCVHFSAVTSGVKDLKKIIQEAEQLQRHGKPTVLFVDEIHHFNKSQQDNFLPHVERGTIILIGATTENPSFEVISPLLSRCQVLVLKMLSAEHLSTIVDRALNDSERGLGKLGLAITPEGRDFLIQQAQGDCRVALNGLESAAALAESNRQKEIGLAQLQEALQKRPLQYDKAGEEHYNVISAFIKSLRGSDADAALYWMMRMIEAGEDALFIARRMVIFAAEDIGNADPRALQVAVTAKDAVHFVGLPEGRIPLAQAVTYLATAPKSNASYKAMLAAAADVEAQGALPVPMHLRNAPTGLMKNLGYGKDYKYAHNYDGHIVEQQHLPERLAGKKYYTPTDAGYEKQIAERLKFWDEAKKKPKG, encoded by the coding sequence ATGGATCTTTTTAGCGCCGTAGAAGCTGAAGCGGCGAAAGCGACGCAGCCGCTGGCGGAACGAATGCGGCCCGCAACGCTAGACGAATTCATCGGCCAAGAACATCTGCTCGGTCCGGGAAAACTTTTGCGCGGCGTCGCCGGCGCCGGCAAACTGCGCTCGCTGATCCTATGGGGACCGCCGGGCAGCGGCAAAACTACTCTCGCGCAGATTTTAGCGAATTCGGCGAACGCAACCTGCGTCCATTTCTCCGCGGTCACTTCCGGCGTCAAGGATCTGAAAAAAATCATTCAAGAAGCCGAACAATTGCAGCGCCACGGCAAACCCACCGTGTTGTTCGTCGACGAGATTCATCACTTCAACAAATCCCAGCAGGATAATTTTCTGCCCCACGTCGAACGCGGCACGATCATTTTGATCGGCGCGACCACGGAAAATCCATCCTTCGAAGTGATCTCTCCCCTGCTCTCTCGCTGCCAAGTTTTAGTGCTCAAAATGCTGTCGGCGGAACATCTGAGTACGATCGTCGACCGTGCTCTCAACGACAGCGAACGCGGCTTAGGCAAACTCGGGTTAGCGATAACGCCGGAAGGCCGGGACTTTTTGATTCAGCAAGCCCAGGGCGATTGCCGCGTGGCGCTCAATGGCCTGGAAAGCGCCGCCGCTTTGGCCGAATCGAACCGGCAAAAAGAAATCGGCCTTGCCCAGCTCCAAGAAGCGCTACAGAAAAGACCGCTGCAATACGACAAAGCGGGCGAGGAGCATTACAACGTCATCTCGGCGTTTATCAAAAGCCTGCGCGGCAGCGACGCCGACGCCGCGCTGTACTGGATGATGCGCATGATCGAAGCCGGCGAGGACGCCCTGTTCATCGCCCGGCGCATGGTGATCTTCGCCGCCGAAGACATCGGCAACGCCGACCCGCGGGCGCTGCAAGTCGCCGTCACCGCCAAAGACGCGGTCCATTTCGTCGGCTTGCCGGAGGGGCGAATTCCGTTGGCGCAAGCGGTGACCTATTTGGCCACCGCGCCGAAATCCAACGCCTCCTACAAAGCCATGCTCGCGGCAGCCGCCGATGTCGAAGCGCAGGGCGCGCTCCCAGTGCCGATGCATTTGCGCAACGCACCGACCGGATTAATGAAAAACTTGGGCTACGGCAAAGACTACAAATACGCGCATAATTACGACGGCCATATCGTCGAACAACAGCACCTGCCCGAACGACTCGCCGGCAAAAAATATTACACGCCCACCGACGCCGGCTACGAAAAACAAATCGCTGAGAGACTTAAGTTCTGGGACGAAGCGAAAAAGAAACCCAAGGGGTAA
- a CDS encoding S9 family peptidase: protein MVKKLPTKLESHGLVRVDDYYWLRERDNPEVIRYLNDENERAAQTMAHVQSFETALFEEIKGRFKQTDMSVPYRLDDYFYYTRYEEGKEYAIYARKRGSLDAPEQIMLDANQLAAGHEFFSIGGWAVSAAHDLIAYAVDTQGRRVHTAYVKNLATGELCSDVLTNVTENLVWANDNRTLFYAKQDDTTLRQYQIYRHVLGADPAEDRLVYQENDETFGAYIFKTKSKKFLLIVSSQTVCQEYRYLDADDPGGEFELFLARVRGHEHHIDHYQDRFIIRTNDGAKNFRLMQTPLEQRSREHWQEIIPHRDDVYLGDFELFKDHLVVEERAHGLTQIRVHSWSGADHYLQFDEPAYRVHVGANPQFDTATLRFEYTSMKTPLSIYDVDMNTRERILLKQEEVLGGFAAERYVTERLHATAPDGTAVPISILYRKGLKRDGQNPLLLYGYGSYGFSIDAAFASPRLSLVDRGFVFAIAHIRGGQELGRQWYEDGKLLNKRNSFSDFIACAEFLIGEKFTQPEKLFAMGRSAGGLLMGAVSNLRPDLFKGIVAEVPFVDVVTTMLDASIPLTAGEYDEWGDPQRKEFYEYMLSYSPYDNVERKKYPAMLITGGLHDSQVLYWEPAKWAAKLRAFKTDDNLLLLKTNMEAGHGGASGRFRRHRETAFSYLFLLDLAGIRA, encoded by the coding sequence ATGGTTAAGAAGCTTCCCACTAAACTCGAGAGCCATGGTCTTGTGCGCGTGGATGATTATTATTGGCTGCGGGAGCGGGACAATCCCGAGGTTATCCGGTATTTGAACGACGAAAATGAGCGCGCCGCCCAGACGATGGCGCATGTGCAATCGTTCGAAACCGCGTTGTTCGAGGAGATCAAAGGGCGCTTCAAGCAGACCGATATGTCGGTGCCGTACCGGCTCGACGATTATTTTTACTACACGCGTTACGAAGAGGGGAAAGAGTACGCGATCTATGCGCGTAAGCGGGGCTCGCTAGACGCGCCGGAACAGATCATGCTCGATGCCAACCAGCTGGCGGCGGGCCACGAGTTCTTTTCCATCGGCGGCTGGGCGGTGAGCGCGGCCCACGATCTGATCGCCTACGCGGTGGACACCCAAGGGCGGCGCGTGCATACCGCCTACGTGAAAAATCTCGCCACCGGAGAGCTATGCTCTGATGTCTTGACCAACGTGACCGAGAACTTGGTCTGGGCCAACGATAACCGGACGCTTTTCTACGCCAAGCAAGATGACACCACGCTGCGCCAGTATCAGATTTATCGCCACGTTCTCGGCGCGGATCCGGCCGAGGATCGCCTCGTCTATCAGGAAAACGACGAGACCTTCGGCGCCTATATTTTCAAGACCAAGTCGAAAAAGTTTTTGCTGATCGTGTCGTCGCAGACGGTATGCCAGGAGTACCGCTACTTGGACGCTGACGATCCCGGCGGCGAATTCGAACTATTTCTGGCGCGGGTGCGCGGTCACGAGCATCACATCGATCACTATCAGGACCGGTTTATCATTCGCACCAATGACGGCGCGAAAAATTTTCGTTTGATGCAAACGCCGCTGGAGCAGCGGAGCCGGGAACATTGGCAAGAAATCATTCCCCATCGCGACGACGTGTATCTCGGCGACTTCGAGCTTTTCAAGGATCACTTAGTCGTCGAAGAGCGGGCCCACGGTTTGACGCAAATTCGCGTGCACTCTTGGTCCGGCGCGGATCACTACTTGCAATTCGACGAGCCGGCCTACCGCGTCCATGTCGGCGCCAATCCGCAATTTGACACGGCGACGCTGCGCTTCGAATATACCTCGATGAAAACGCCGCTGTCGATTTACGATGTCGACATGAATACGCGCGAGCGAATCCTATTGAAGCAGGAAGAGGTGCTCGGCGGTTTCGCCGCTGAGCGCTACGTCACCGAGCGGCTTCATGCGACGGCGCCGGACGGCACCGCTGTTCCCATATCGATTCTTTATCGCAAGGGGCTTAAACGGGACGGCCAAAATCCGCTGCTGCTTTACGGTTACGGTTCCTATGGTTTTAGCATCGACGCCGCCTTCGCCTCGCCGCGCTTGAGTTTGGTCGACCGCGGTTTCGTTTTCGCCATCGCGCATATTCGCGGCGGTCAGGAGCTCGGCCGGCAATGGTATGAAGATGGCAAGCTGCTCAACAAGCGCAACAGCTTCAGCGATTTTATCGCCTGCGCGGAATTTCTCATTGGTGAAAAGTTCACCCAGCCGGAAAAACTCTTCGCCATGGGCCGGAGCGCCGGCGGCCTGTTGATGGGCGCGGTGAGCAATCTTCGGCCGGATCTTTTCAAAGGTATCGTCGCTGAGGTGCCATTCGTCGACGTCGTGACGACCATGCTCGACGCCTCGATCCCACTCACTGCCGGTGAGTATGACGAGTGGGGCGATCCGCAGCGCAAAGAGTTTTATGAGTACATGCTGTCCTATTCGCCTTACGACAACGTCGAGCGAAAAAAATATCCAGCGATGCTGATCACCGGCGGTTTACACGACTCGCAAGTGCTGTATTGGGAACCTGCCAAATGGGCGGCGAAGCTGCGCGCGTTCAAGACCGATGACAACCTTTTGCTGCTAAAAACCAACATGGAAGCGGGCCACGGCGGTGCCTCCGGCCGCTTCCGCCGCCACCGCGAGACCGCGTTCTCGTATCTGTTCTTGCTCGATTTGGCGGGAATTCGCGCCTAG
- a CDS encoding redoxin domain-containing protein: protein MFERVAKLVLLVAIIILGISPRPAMAQKPAGNSMDELLKALGMVKPAMTKAPDFSLRDGGGGPVSLSGYRGSLVLLNFWATWCGPCRDEMPSMENLSRNFGGQGFAVFAVNQKENAAQVASFMRKNGLNLTTPLDSDGKVSVAYRVFGIPVSYLIDAGGNVLGMQSGARDWSTHEVVEAIRTLIGDSVAGAAPSMILEPATPMPTALRAKGATLLVRAQQDTFAEVIARLPATEEIAPMGKVSGAGEFWYMVKTKAGLIGWVRGVDVEEISRRK, encoded by the coding sequence ATGTTTGAACGTGTTGCCAAGTTAGTTTTGCTAGTCGCGATTATAATACTGGGAATATCGCCGCGGCCGGCGATGGCGCAGAAACCGGCCGGCAATTCCATGGACGAGCTGCTTAAGGCGCTTGGAATGGTCAAACCGGCGATGACCAAGGCGCCGGATTTTTCTTTGCGCGATGGCGGCGGCGGGCCGGTGAGTTTGAGCGGTTACCGGGGCAGTTTGGTGTTGTTGAATTTTTGGGCGACCTGGTGCGGTCCGTGCCGCGACGAGATGCCGTCGATGGAAAATTTGAGCCGCAATTTTGGCGGCCAAGGTTTCGCGGTGTTCGCCGTCAATCAAAAGGAAAACGCCGCCCAGGTGGCGAGCTTCATGCGCAAGAACGGTCTCAACCTGACGACGCCCCTGGACAGCGACGGCAAGGTCAGCGTGGCTTATCGCGTTTTCGGCATTCCGGTGAGCTATTTGATCGACGCCGGCGGCAACGTTCTCGGTATGCAGTCGGGCGCCCGGGATTGGTCGACCCATGAGGTGGTCGAGGCGATTCGCACCTTGATTGGTGACAGCGTTGCCGGCGCCGCTCCATCGATGATTCTCGAACCGGCGACACCGATGCCGACAGCGCTGCGCGCTAAAGGCGCCACCCTGTTGGTGCGCGCCCAGCAAGATACTTTCGCCGAAGTGATCGCCCGATTACCGGCAACCGAAGAGATCGCTCCCATGGGCAAAGTTTCCGGCGCCGGCGAGTTCTGGTACATGGTGAAGACCAAAGCTGGCCTGATCGGTTGGGTGCGCGGTGTGGATGTCGAAGAGATTAGCAGACGTAAATGA
- a CDS encoding ABC transporter substrate-binding protein has protein sequence MQKVLARIAVIAILIGIAANGLRAQSAPDKITLGTITLSLNNLPIYVAQDKGFFAKENIFVEAVVLNASTLAIPVLIAGSTQLSASSAMTTIRAVEKGAALKIVGGLTNAPVYDLYAGPKYKSFKDLKGAMIGVSGLITSDTVIMKEMLKANGMEYPRDYSMRAMGSMPDRFRAIQTGNIAAGILSPPYTFGADDIGMVNLGATAKYTPNFVQTVFNVRADWAQEKKPLLIRFLRAILRADQFIHNQKEETVAIVVKRFKYNEKHSEASWRYYINNNAIPKDGEINAKGMDKVLQLLQEDGTLTAPLPKAEKYVDMSYLAEARRTLQ, from the coding sequence ATGCAAAAAGTTTTAGCTCGTATCGCCGTAATCGCCATCCTAATCGGCATAGCCGCCAACGGCCTTCGCGCCCAAAGCGCGCCGGACAAGATCACCCTCGGCACGATTACGCTATCGCTCAACAATTTACCGATCTACGTCGCCCAGGACAAAGGCTTCTTCGCCAAAGAAAATATCTTCGTCGAAGCGGTGGTGCTAAACGCCAGCACGCTGGCGATTCCGGTGTTGATCGCCGGCTCGACCCAACTCTCGGCATCTTCGGCGATGACCACCATCCGAGCGGTCGAGAAAGGCGCGGCGCTGAAGATCGTCGGCGGCCTGACCAACGCGCCGGTCTACGATCTGTACGCCGGACCGAAGTATAAATCGTTCAAAGATTTGAAAGGCGCCATGATCGGCGTGTCGGGACTCATCACCAGCGACACGGTGATCATGAAGGAGATGCTCAAAGCCAACGGCATGGAATACCCGCGTGACTATTCCATGCGCGCCATGGGCAGCATGCCCGACCGCTTCCGCGCGATTCAGACCGGCAACATCGCCGCCGGGATCTTGAGTCCGCCCTACACCTTCGGAGCCGACGATATCGGCATGGTCAATCTAGGCGCCACGGCGAAGTACACGCCGAACTTCGTCCAAACGGTTTTTAATGTGCGCGCCGACTGGGCACAGGAGAAAAAACCGCTGTTGATCCGTTTTCTGCGCGCGATCCTGCGCGCCGATCAGTTCATTCACAATCAGAAAGAAGAAACCGTGGCGATCGTCGTCAAGCGCTTCAAGTACAATGAAAAACATTCCGAGGCGAGCTGGCGTTACTACATCAATAACAACGCCATCCCCAAAGACGGCGAGATCAACGCCAAAGGCATGGACAAAGTTTTACAGCTGCTTCAAGAAGACGGCACCCTCACCGCGCCGCTGCCGAAAGCAGAAAAGTATGTCGACATGAGCTACCTCGCCGAAGCGCGCCGCACGCTGCAATGA